In Agromyces archimandritae, one genomic interval encodes:
- the rpsK gene encoding 30S ribosomal protein S11, translated as MAAPKAATRKPRRKDKKNIAVGQAHIKSTFNNTIVSITDTTGAVISWASSGGVGFKGSRKSTPFAAQLAAESAARQAQEHGMKKVDVFVKGPGSGRETAIRSLQAAGLEVGSISDVTPQAHNGCRPPKRRRV; from the coding sequence ATGGCAGCACCCAAGGCGGCTACTCGCAAGCCGCGCCGCAAGGACAAGAAGAACATCGCCGTGGGCCAGGCCCACATCAAGTCGACGTTCAACAACACGATCGTCTCGATCACCGACACCACCGGTGCCGTGATCAGCTGGGCCTCCTCGGGCGGCGTCGGCTTCAAGGGTTCGCGCAAGTCGACCCCGTTCGCCGCGCAGCTCGCCGCCGAATCCGCCGCGCGTCAGGCGCAGGAGCACGGCATGAAGAAGGTCGACGTCTTCGTCAAGGGCCCGGGCTCGGGACGTGAGACCGCCATCCGCTCCCTCCAGGCCGCCGGCCTCGAGGTCGGATCGATCAGCGATGTGACGCCGCAGGCCCACAACGGCTGCCGTCCGCCGAAGCGCCGCCGCGTCTGA